The Synchiropus splendidus isolate RoL2022-P1 chromosome 5, RoL_Sspl_1.0, whole genome shotgun sequence DNA window AACAGACGGCAGAGCAGAGAGATAAGGATTTGAATCATCAATCTGATTAAAGAAAAATCTGTTAACCACTGCCTAGACCTCGAGCCTACAAGCACAATCTTCTGGTCAAACCTGCAGAATACAAACCCTCAAAGccaacatgtttattttttgttctttccaaAAGCATTAGTTAAAATCAACATCTTCCATCCAAGCTGAATCAATTTCATCTTTGTACATTGCAGGCAACCAAGTAGTGAAAGTGTGGCTCAGACGCCTCAGCTTCTGCGACGGTACCCCCTTGAAGACCATCATGATTTTCCGCTGCCACCGGACGTGGTATTCTTCTGCCAACCAGAGGGCTGCCTTAGCATACGGCAACGACGGGTTAGCCTTCGCGACGACTCCTCATTCGTTTTCACGTTGACCGACAAAGACTCCGGGATCACTCGCTATGGAATCTGCGTCAACTTCTACCGATCATTCCAGCGTGGGCATCACAGGTCCCGTGCAGACAAGAGTGGACACACTGAAGCGTCGACACAGGGAGGTGATACCATAAGCGTGGGTTCTGATAACAGTAGTGGAGGACCGTCGTCCACTTTATCGCCAGCGAAAAACACAGAAGCAACCCATCATGTGTCCGGGGAAGGTGGCGGACAATCTGCTCCAGATTCAAACATAGGAAAATCTCCACAGCACAGACGCAGTGCTGCGAAGATGGCTGCCAGGAATCGCAACAGCACATTGACGTCATTGTGCATTTTAAGCCACTACCCTTTCTTCTCCACCTTCAGAGAGTGTCTATATATTCTCAAGAGACTGGTAGACTGTTGCAGTCAACGGTTAACACAGCGTGCAGGCCTTCCCCGTGCCACCCAGAGGTATGTGTTCCACTGAAATGATTGTGATTTCTATCCTTTAATTTATGCATGTATTTgtacaagtattttttttctttgtttctaacTGCTTAAGGACATTCACTTGAGTGGCTCGTGTGATTACTATTCAGGCTAACCAAAGTGTTAATTTCGCTGCCACTTTACACTGTAATAAGCCCTGTAATGACTGCTGTGATCTTCGAGTGCTTTGTCTCCATTGGTCCATTTATAGTCCAGCATAATCAtggctttttcttttcaaggtcACATGTTTTCAATTGCGTAATCAGCCTCAGTATTTTTCTCAGTTTGAATATGCACTCATGAGAACTGCCTTTGAGGTACTGACAGAGGGGAGTTTGGTTTGGAGCTTTAGAGCTGAATTGTTTTGCCCTGTCTACATTGAGTTCTGATATTTCCTCTGGTGAAGTGACCATTTGGTGGGTGGGATGAGGGTCAAATTATTTAATCATGGTTCTCGTTTGACGTTCACTGTGTACATGTGTGACTAAGGGCCCACCATATGTGGGCGCAATAACGTActctgaacacacacaatatTTAGCTGCATGTAGAAACCTGATGAATTTAACTGTACTCTcacttacttttactttttacatCCAAGATAACATTAGATATTTTTTTCGGCTTTAGGAGATTATAACAGTTACATCAATGAGACAACTGCAGGCTATATGTCTTGACACAACTTATTTTGTATGAAAGGATTTTGAAACAAGAGGTGTAATTGAAGCCTTTTTGTATTTGTCTTTATCCCTTTTTAGGGATACCATGTGGCGAATCTTCACAGGTGCACTGTCAGTGGAGGAAAAAGGCAGTCAGTTGCTGGCAGACTTGCGAGAGATTGAGTCCTGGGTCTATAGGTTGTTGCGGTCACCAGTTCCCATCCCTGGACAGAGACGCGTGGATGTGGAGGTGCTACCTACCGATCTGAAGCTATCTCTGACTTTTGCTTTGCCTGACAACTCGCGCTTTTCAATGGTGGACTTTCCCCTGCACCTGCCCTTGGAGCTGCTGGGTGTGGACGCCTGTCTTCAGGTTCTCAGCTGTGTCCTGTTAGAGCACAAGGTAAGAACAGATGTGCCTATGTGCACAATGTCTTTGACCtacattgcttttgttttggccaTTAGCTAGAATGTCACCAATTAAGTGATAAACAGagcttgaaataaacaaataatgttttGGCTACTTGTTATAAATGTGCACTGTTGAGTGTTATTGGAGCACATATCCACATACAAATGAGGACAACCAAGCTTTAGTTATGATATTGGAATTAGCTTGGGAAGAGATGGGATGGACAAGACTACATCCATTATGTCAAAAGCATTTAGTGGTGTGGTATGAAGTGACCTTTGTCTGAAGGACATTTTAATGGAGTGTGGTCATTGGCAACAATTGAGCTTTTAGAGGTGACAAGATAATAAATTATAGCTCTATTTGTCTATTTAATTGCTCTGTGGAATATTAAAACATTGAGCTCCCTGCAAGGTCTGTGCAGAGATGAACTGCATTAAAGATGCTTGTTGGGTGTAATGGTAAATTATCAACCTTAATTCTGAGTTTAAGTATTTAATTACTCCTTCAATCTTGGTAAACAGCACTTAAGGACTGAATTGTCATGTTCTTTGATGCCATTGTTAGATGCTTCTTTAATGTATTTTCAGGTTATTCTTCAATCCAGAGATTACAATGCTTTGTCGATGAGTGTTATGGCCTTCGTTGCTATGATATACCCCCTGGAGTACATGTTCCCTGTCATCCCTCTGTTGCCAACATGCATGGCATCCGCAGAACAGGTAGGACTTGCAGAAGAATTACTTTTAAAATTGTACAGTTTGATGcaatttatgtgtttttttaatgtgttgtgagggttggttttgtttgttttgttttgtattttgaggAATGAGTTCAAACAACCAGAATACATCATGTATTGAAGAAATtaagttttttttatctggcCCTTATCGTGTTGACATAATGGCCGTTGTCTGTGTTGCAAATGTTTGCCTTCATAGTTCTTAATTTGAACTCGGTTTTAAACCCTCTCTTAACTGTAACATAAAGTGCTTTTTGTGGTGCTTTTGCCAGGTAATGAGTATGTGTATCACGTTATAACATCATAATCTTTTTTCGAACATTTCATGCTCAGGTTTGTAAGTGTAATGTTCTTGAGAAATTACTTGACAAGCTAATATTGAACAAAACTTTTCAAACCCATGGTGTTTGTGAGTGCATGCAGTTGCTATATTTCTGCCATCCTCTTATgactaaacatttttttgtcctcatAGCTGCTTCTAGCACCAACTCCATACATCATCGGTGTTCCTGCTAGCTTCTTCCTTTACAAATCTGACTTTAAAATGCCAGATGACATATGGCTTGTTGACCTGGACAGCAGTAAGGTTAGTATAGCTCTTCagtgttctttaaaaaaaaaaggaaatatgtaATAATGATTGACAATTTTGGGTGGAAATAATGTTTGAAAATGCACCCCCAATCTTCCAGGTTATCGCACCGACAAATGCAGAGATTTTGCCTCCTCTCCCGGAGCCCGAAGCACTCGAGCTCAAGAAGCATTTAAAACAGGTATAACAAGCTCACTTAAAGTTATCTTCCTTTCATCAGTAGACAAATCTACAGTTCATTTATTTCTTGCATACAGTGTTAAACTTCTCTTTCAGCTCTGAAGAGTAGAGACTTTCTACTTCCAAAAAGTTGTATGTACTGTAGCTGGTGTGAAAGAATTGGCAAGGAGTTTTGAAGTGCACTAACGTGGaaatgcatttcttttcttttctttcttctttttcttgcaTGCTTTAGCTGTTGGAGgtaaaacaaaactgtagaAAAATACTGCCAAGTTTTGCTGAGGCAGTGGTGGCTGGCTTGTTTCTCCTTCCCTCCTTATCTAACTTTGTATCAGAACCAGCTTCTGATTACTATAATGCCACTTTTATCCTTGCTTCTTTATTGTCCCAGTAGATATTTATACCTGTAGACTGATCACGTGCTGATGATGTTTGATATGTGTGCTCATTGGCAAGGATGGAACTGTTGTGAGTGGAGTCTCCCTCTTTGTTATTCCTTCACGTCTTTTTTACTACTCAAAATAAGTCACTTTGCCTATGCATTGGCttattcaaatataaatattattggCCCTTCTGTAACACAGAAGAACCTGCTTAAGTCCTTGTGTTATGCATGTAAGGGTAATAAACAAATGTTGCTTAGTTGCGTTTTCACAACTTATTTTAATGTTCACCGCTCTATAATATGCAAAGGCACTAAAAGATTTAACAAGCTGTGTCTGCATTCGACACATTTCcccttgtctttgtttcctggaaGCGTGTATGAAGCTATGGTTTCGCAATAACCTTTGGTAAACGGGCTTGTGTTATCTATGTTTTTCTCCCTTTTGAGTGATGGAGATCAATTGAAGGTTTAATTGTGATTCTGGAATATCAAAGCACTGTGATGTGGATGTGAAGGCCATTAAAATACTTGCACCTAATCTTTGAAATAAATGGGTTCACTGAACCATGTATAAAGATGTACAATATATGATAACATCAAATTTAACACTATTGTGTATTGTTTAATTAAGACTATTAATGGATACTTCATTAATCCACccttatataaataaaacaagctgAAGTTTGTGAAGTCTAGCCTAACATCTCCTTCAAATTTATGCAATTTCAACTCTTCAGCAATCGTGTATTATCCAtctttatatattgttttttactAACctgatttatttcatgttttaataacaatgttcacttgtgtttttgttgacacGTGCAAGTATTTTATCAATGATGTCTCAAAGATCTGCTCTGTCCTACCACCACATTTCCcattttgtctctctgtgttgGTTGGTGGGTTTTAGTGGCTTGACGCTGTAGCTGTTTTTGcctatatttttcattttgttttcaccctTTTATCCTTACAACCTTTCTAACACTCAGCTACcaattttcttttctcctttattcggtaaattaaattaaatatctaCAAAGCAGTGTCTGACTTACGTGATTGTACCCAATTAAGGTGAAAGCTCTGTTTAAAGGAGATacagaaaatgaagagaaaggttgtgtctgtttttcatttattagtgCTGTTCCAGTGTCAGTCATGAAGTCTCATCCCTAGCTTTCTTCATGTGATTCTCCTGGCATTTCCTATCCCCCTCCTAGTGTCTGGTCAGGTTGACAGTGATCACCCAAAAGCAGATCTTCTCCTCTGATAATAaggttacccagttctcctccTGTGGAATGTGTTATGCCCCTGCACGATTATGGTTTTCTCACATTCTTTCTGCCTGTAACTACTACTTGAATTGTTTCAAAGACTTGTCAGTAAGTGCACAGCAGTGATCCGGAATGGTGCTGGCCCGATTTCGATACACTGCTTAGCTCTGGCTTCAGCATGACTGACTGTATGTGCATTGAACTTGGCATCAGTGTGTGTTGTCAATAAAATGTATGATCAATATCACAACTCAGATTGTTAACGTCCATTTTGCCCTGGCAACTAAATGCTTCACTATGCAAAGCTGAACTTTGATCCTTGATCCTGCAGCAGTTTCCTTGAAGCAAACCATGCATATTAACATCCTTCCCTTAACCCTGGCTCGTGTTTTCTTAAATGACACACCCACCAAAAGCTTTTCTGATGTAGCTGTCTTAGGTTCAATCGTGCTAGCATTTGAGTTGGCCTAGTGTGTTTTAGCCATTGTCCCTTTCAGTTATTTAAAGCTGTTTATCATTACATGAGGACATTTGAAGATAATTCTTGCGTGGACTCGTTTGGTGTCTtgattcattttccatttgAGACATTCGATCAACCAAATTATTCAATTTCCTAAGGCAGATTTTGTTCCACAGTACATAAATGGATGTTTACATGTTTTCCAAGTCATACTTCCCTGAGCCTCAGTCCCGTAATGAGCCAGCTCATGAAACGCAAACACTGATGCTAATGGTGTGGTGGTTCATTTAAGAAgagtctttcttcttcttctgctccaaGTGTAATTCGGGTCTGTAACTTCTTTTAGGCTTTGGCCAGTATGAGCTTGAACACGCAACCCATCTTAAATCTGGAAAAGTTCCAGGAAGGCCAAGAGATGCCGCTACTCCCTCCAGGACGAGAAAAAGCTTCACCATCCTCAACGGAGTTCAACCCCTTGATTTATGGAAATGACATTGACTCAGTGGACGTAGCCACCAGGCAAGCCCGCAGCCTATGTGTCTTGTTGATGCTCAAGTAATCGCAGAAGGAttaagtgttttttctttttctctcaggGTTGCCATGGTGCGGTTCTTCAACTCTCCAAATGTCCTGCAAGGTTTCCAGATGCACACTCGGACCCTGCGCCTCTTTCCTCGCCCGGTGGTGGCGTTCCAAGCCTCATCATTTCTTGCTTCACGGCCCAGACGATCTGGATTTGCTGACAAACTCTCCCACACTCAGGCTGTGGAGTTCTATGGAGAATGGGCCCTTAATCCCACCAACCTTGCTTTTCAGAGGATACATAATAgtaattaaatcattttttattgttttccatCTCCTGTAAGTGAAGCATGAACTCTGACAACaacacctttttatttttagatgtgTTTGATCCATCTTTAATTGGTGACAAACCCAAGTGGTACGCTCACCAGCTCCAGCCAGTGCACTACAGAGTGTATGATGGGAGCTCTCAGCTGGTTGAAGCTCTGGCTGGACCTTTGGATGATGAGGGCAATGATTCAGACCCAACAGACAGGTAAAAGGAAAGCATTTGATcacacacttttcttttcttactTTATTTAATGGCATTGGtgctgtttctttcttttttattaaataaagtaATGCATTTGTTTCAGTGGCAGTGACAGTGAAGCCTATGACGACTCCAGTTCCTCCTATTCTTCCCTTGGTGACCTTGTTAGTGAAATGATTCAAGGAGACATCCAGGGAGACACGCCAAGTAAGTTAGTCCATCATGGACAttgatgttgtgttttcaaACTGCAGTAAGCATCTTCACTAAATTTGTTCCCTAGGCTTGGAGCCTCCCTCTCATGCTGCTCTTGGGGATGCAAGCGAGGTTGAAGACTTTCAGGAGTTCAGGGAAGATAATGGCTTGGATGGACGACCCAGTGGCGACGGTCCAGCTGAATTAGCAGATGGCCAACCTCTGCGATCAAGCTCTAGTACAACTGCTAGCTCCAGTCCTAGTACAATAATCCAGGGAGTGAACCACGTAGGTGGTCCAGATGCATCACTTTATTTTCAGTACATTGCAGACAGGACACAAGTGCCTGTAAAGTTTGACCTTTATATAGACTAAAAAATAGATTAcattgatttctttctttttcaggaTCACGGTGACACAACTGAAATTGAGGCAAATACCACCACTGCTGCTGAGCAAAACCAGATCCCGGGACTGAACATCCAGCCGCCTCTTAGATCAGCACCCGATGCTGGCCTTGTGGACAGTAAAAAACAGGAGTATGATAACCCCTACTTTGAGCCTCAGTATGGCTTCCCCTCCGAGGATGACCCTGATGCAGAAGAGCAAGTGGAGTCATACACCCCTCGATTCAACCAGAACCTCAATGGCAACAAGTGTGTTAAACTTGTTCATCACTTGAATGAATGTATCGCCATCATTCAAATGGGCTCTTTGACCAACCATGTTTACTAACAAAACTCAGCATGTTGCTACCTCTCCATCCTTTCATGGTGGTCTTGAATCTCTGGTGGTGTGATGTTCTGTGGTGGCCCGAATGAGTCCCTCGTGTGGCTTACAAAGGTTGTTATTGTGCCGTTAAACAGCCATTTAATCGTGTCCTTGTCTTTAAGGGTGTCTCGCCCACTGCGGCCCAACAGTCTGAGGCTTCCTGGGGAGTCTGATGGAGAGGGCGATTCTCATAACAGCTCACCAAACTCCACAATTTCCAACAGCAGCAACGATGGATTTGGAGGACTCATGTCCTTTGCTAGTATGAAGACGTTTTTCTACCAATTTATATCAAAGACAATCATTTTATTCAAGCTGTAATTTAATTCAGTAGTCAGTTAAGTACGTCGATTActagtttttttgtttactgttcCTCTCATTACCTATTGAGATCTGTTCAGCGAGAGACattgatgggttttttttttattataaaaacTTCTCTATATTGTCCATGTCTTCAGGTAATCTTTACAAGAACCATGGGACCAGTTTCAGTCTTTCCAATTTGGCTCTTCCCAACAAAGCGGCGAGGGAGAAAGCGACACCATTCCCCAGTCTCAAAGGTATGATGATGTGACACTACCCCTTTTACTAATCGAACAAAAGCAGTTGCTGCACTATTTTGTTCAGGAaattaggggaaaaaaaaatctacattaaTGAAATTCGAAATTCTAGTAGCGatagaaaaatgttttatattcatattGCTGTTTACTGTTCATACAGCCTTTGTTCATACTACTATAGTTCCAAGTACTTCCAATATAAGTGatatatttacacttttttttctctgcctctTTTTCCCCacaattgtttatttgtacgaaagaatattttaatattgatattgaggaggagatggagcaaGCAGGTGTGTAGAACTGCGTTTTGAAGCCTGACTTTATTTCCCCTCTGGCTTGCCAAATCAGTATGGCACTATTTGAAGGAGAATATTGAGGACAAATTCTACGTTTTTCTCTCAAAGGAAAATCCACACAGTAGTATAGTTGCCTTTCACAAATATCTTTTGGACTATTTCGAATTAatatgtcatttaaaatgaaaataagtgaTATTTTAAGCCACAGGTAGTATTAACATTTTTGTACTATTATCATTGTTTGTGATGTAATTGGTGTGCACCAGAATGTAGTCTGGTTAACTAGTATTTATTGGTCATCAATGAGTTATAAGGTTATTTGTCAAATTTTGATTGTCACCAGTCAGCACCAGCACTTGTCCCTATAACGCTATGCAAAGCATATAGGACAGGAAAGCTGTATGCTTTTCCTGTATTAATGGCAATCATGATCTCTCAGCAAATTCTTCAGTCgcatttttcattgaaatatttctGCAGCAGTTAAGTATATCATGCACAGTACTCATTCAGTTCAATACAATTCAGACCACAGGGAGTCTTTCAGATGTTGACAATGCAGCGGTGGCTTTGGTAGAACAACTGATCTGCTGCAAATGCTTTTCTGCTAATGTTTCAGATATTCACTTTATTCAACCCATCCAccagtatatactgtataaatgATAGACACAAAGGGGATTCTCTTATGCACTCATTTGAGATCTCAAGAACCTAAGACCTTTTGCTTTAGCTGGCATTCTCTGCGGCAGGATGGAGTGTGGTTCAGGATTACGCATATCGTTTTCTATTTTGGGACCATAGTGTTGAGCTCCCATCCGTCTTACAAGGTTTTGAGTCCTGTAGAAACTGGATTTGACTTTAATTGAGAGCAAAAACGAATGAAGCATGGAACTCTAGACTCAATACCTCCACTTCTTGTGGAATAGTTGCCATAAAAAAATCTTCTGTTCCTTTCAAtatgtgttttgtctttgttgttcaGATGCCCCGGACAGCCCGGGTATGTTATGTCTGATGTGATAGTTTGTACTAGCTTCCTTACCCACCCTGACTAAAGCTTGATTATATCTGGAAGTAAGCCCTGTATTTGATACTAATCAAGCGCAGGAATCAAAATAGCATCCAGTTCCTTTAGAACAGTaggtttgttttcctcttccatCACCGTGTCACCATGACAATTTCAACATCATAGACATTCTCTCAACATCTATTATATGCATTTCCTCTTgtctaagaaaaaaaataacccaATAGTGTCCTCTTTTATCGACTCAAAATGTGCAACCAAATCCATTCTGTTTCCAAATGTCTCGATGATCATGTGTGCTTTGAGCTTGTCGTTTGTTGTgtgacttcctgtccacttcccTCCtagctgttttaaaaataacacaCTTTACATGGTGGATTCTTTGAAATAACAGCTTCATTATTTTGTACACTTTTTTGTCTGACATAACAATCCGAACCAACATACTCACTTATCATCATTTGGGCGATTTATTAACTTGCTGGTCACTTAAAGGGTTGATGCGTACATTTGAAcatctagattttttttctgttcttttcatttatttgtttcttaATTTGGTGCTTTACTTACATTTCCCTGTGTCTTGTTGAGTTTGCAtggtttggttttcttttgggTTGATGTTTGGACTGGTTGCGTCTGGGCTGGTGTCCCCTTCTCTTCACTTTTGCACGGCACTAATTCTGGCTTTTGTGTGCAGTATTTGGTCTAAATTCTCTAATGGAGATTATAACAGAGGCCGGACCGGGGAGTGGAGAAGGTGGGTTCTGCCCTATTGTTGAGCGAGCTGCATGCGTCTCAGAGCCAGTCAGCTACATCTCCCCAAGTCATTCTCCCATTGAAGCCTGTGATTTGTCATTGTGCTTACTGCACCATCGAGCATCAACTGCTGTGCTACTCCCTGTTTTGTTCCACCTTTCGTTAAGTGGGATTTTGTTGATCATTTGtagataaaatgaaacaattatAATTTAAATTTGAGTTATCTTCTTTCATTGGCAGCAAACTTGTCCGACCAATGTTTATGAAATTATGGATATAGAGGTCCTGTTTCCTACTTTTATTTGTGAGAAGGATCTCTTTTTCAAAATTCTagaaataaaaacttttttttacacattaacCCTTTTTTTACATTACCATagtcctttttttgtttaatgtacTCTTTAATGTACtgttaatgtattttttatttgtttcaaatttgTATTATTTGCTTGTCTGTTCAGtggcaatatattttttttttttctgtaaagcATTTATGCATGCACCCATGTAGACACTCTCACACGCATCCACtcaaaatgcatgaaaatagGGAAGTGTCAcaacatctaaaaaaaatagcatATATAAATTACAAGAATGTCTCATACGTTTCTTTTCCCAAGTTCCATATATGAACAGacctttgctttgtttgtgtgtgtgtattttttctATCAAGTGGATTCACCAAAGACCCATGTAAAATTAAACAAATTGAATAAAGGCAAACATTAGTGTATTTTGACCAGAGTTTGTCATGGCTACTTGATGCCAGttagcagcaacaacagcactATTATACGTTTTCTGACACTCATTCACTGCATAGTTTTCACTGATGTGTGAAGCCACCACTTAAAgcactctgtgtttgtgtgtctttcatTGTGTCCTTAATTTGTCCTTCACCCCTAGCTGtactaaaaatagaaaaagttgTGTATTCCCTCAAAACATAGTTCAAACTCAGATGACACTTGTACAGAGACCTAATTAATCTGCCTCCTGTGTCAAGTCCGCTCCAAAAGTCTTCTTGTCTACTGCAGTTTTTCATTGTCTGGGTTTCCCACCAGGAGCTCGAGCGCCTCGAGCACTTGTAGACCAAAAGTCCTCTGTGATCAAGCACAGTCAGACTGTGAAGCGAGAGTCCCCGTCCCCTCAAGGTCGTGTCAACAATACAAGGTGAAATACATTCTCATTGGTTTGTTTTATCAATGACATAAGTAAATGTATTGTAATACCAATTTGCCGATGCAGTGAGAACCAGCAGTTTTTGAAGGAGGTGGTGCAGAGCGTTCTGGACGGACAAGGAGTCGGCTGGCTCAACATGAAAAAAGTGCGTCGCCTGCTGGAGAACGAGCAGCTCCGTGTCTTTGTTCTGAGTAAGCTGAACAGAGCTGTGCAGTCAGAGGAGGATGCCCGACAAGAGATTATACGTGATGTGGTAAGATTATTGTGGATCCAAGTAGGTTCAGGCAAAGTGTGTTCACGTCTCCTCTAACCAGTTCTATGTTTGAGGAGCCTGCAAGGCTTGTTTTTTAATCCTTTTGAATTGTTGAAACTTTGTTCTTAGGAGGTTAGCAGGAAGGTGTACAAAGGAATGTTGGACATCTTGAAGTGCACGGTGTCCAGTCTGGAGCATTCCTACACTAACGCTGGCCTGGGAGGAATGGCCAGTGTCTTCAGCTTGTTGGAGATAGCACGGACACATTATCAAACAAAAGGTttgtatgtagctcaaatctatTATTTTCCAACATGTGTGTAGCTTTCTTGCTAAGatgaaaaaacatcaataaatgcTAACATGTCCATGTTTTCTGCTTGTATTCCAACCTGCCTGCTGAAAAAGATAAACTCTTGCTCTTAACTGCaccttttctctttttctgctttttgttgAACTGTTTTTATACATTGACATTTTGCAACGTAAGACCCTGAAAAACGCAAGCGAAGCCCGACTGACAGTACCGGCAGTCCCGGGAACAAGGAGAGTCCCACGGGCCGCACAGAGCCTGCCCGACCCCAAGGTCTTCTGAATGTTCCCCATCTGCAGCTACCCCACCACAATACGGGCAGAGGCACTCGCCATTTTGACACCCGCAGTCTGAATGAAGAAAACTTTATTGCTTCGATCGGTGTGTACCCCACCCTGGCCTTGGTTGCATGTGCACCGTGAGATCTTGTGAAAGCACATAACCCCACGAAATCGCCCTATTCATTGAGGCAGTTTCTGATGAATTCCGGACAAATATTCCATACACTTGGCAGCAATAAACCCGATCTGAGATTCCCAAATTCTATGTAGACTTGTTTGCACTCAGAAATATAAGCCTGAAGTCAAAATATTGGTTTTTGATTGTCAAAATATTTCTATATGTTTGGAATATTTCCCTCTATCCCAGCATGATTAGTGTTTGTCTTGGCTTCTCTGATCCTCTTTTGCCCTGTTTGGAGTCTTGCTGTCAGTTTCCTAGCACCAtaaatgcatgtgtttgtttgtctttttacgTGATACCTAAATCTGCAGTAGTGGACGAGGGAAAATCAGAAGAAGCACTTGGATTAAATTGGTTCTCATCTGTGCCTTTACTGCAGGTTTCTGCGAGGCTCGCTGTAGATAATTGCAGTTCCCTTTGCTCTCAGCATGGAGGGGGGATTCATCACTCCCCGGTATACAGTCCCAGTAAGCAAACAAATTTCACAGCAGGGTGTTTGGTTTCTTCTCATTAGAAAAGAGCCAACCCAATAGCCTGTTCAAACTACTCCCACGTGATTTTCTGTGATTACTTCTGGGTCTGTATACGGGGGACACGTGTGGTGAACCACTCCGACTCCTACTTGCATTTCTCTCCTTCGAGTTGCACCCCCAATTCTACAGAATGCTGTGAGACGTGCATCCCAGCTTCTGCAACGGCTCCATTTCAACTGCTGGCTAGTCAGCCACCCAACCACATCCCATGCTCTTTTAAGAATACTCCTCCCCACTGCTCTTGAGAGCCAGCTTTCAGTGAGCTGGAGTCAGCATGTGGCTCTCCAGGACTTTGGGGCCTGTAGACTTCCATTTGATGTCATGTAGCTGTAGTAACTATAAGACGCAGCTACATGCAAACACCACAAAacactcagttttaaaatgtttttatttcttatgATTTTAATGCTCATCCACCATACATGCCTTTTCAATCTGCTCTCTgactctctctgtctttctctccttGCTTGCAATGCATCTTGGGTAGAATTGTGGAGCAAGCACCAGGATAAGCAAAAAGCTATGGAAAAACCGCAGAGTAAGAGACTACACAcaccaaaacagaacaaaaaatagGCTGTTCAACTGTTTTCCTTTCCCCCTTAGCTCTTTCCAAAAAGAGATGCAATAGAGCTTACTGCATACGTG harbors:
- the madd gene encoding MAP kinase-activating death domain protein isoform X28, which codes for MEKKKMCPRLLDYLVVVGARQPSSESVAQTPQLLRRYPLEDHHDFPLPPDVVFFCQPEGCLSIRQRRVSLRDDSSFVFTLTDKDSGITRYGICVNFYRSFQRGHHRSRADKSGHTEASTQGGDTISVGSDNSSGGPSSTLSPAKNTEATHHVSGEGGGQSAPDSNIGKSPQHRRSAAKMAARNRNSTLTSLCILSHYPFFSTFRECLYILKRLVDCCSQRLTQRAGLPRATQRDTMWRIFTGALSVEEKGSQLLADLREIESWVYRLLRSPVPIPGQRRVDVEVLPTDLKLSLTFALPDNSRFSMVDFPLHLPLELLGVDACLQVLSCVLLEHKVILQSRDYNALSMSVMAFVAMIYPLEYMFPVIPLLPTCMASAEQLLLAPTPYIIGVPASFFLYKSDFKMPDDIWLVDLDSSKVIAPTNAEILPPLPEPEALELKKHLKQALASMSLNTQPILNLEKFQEGQEMPLLPPGREKASPSSTEFNPLIYGNDIDSVDVATRVAMVRFFNSPNVLQGFQMHTRTLRLFPRPVVAFQASSFLASRPRRSGFADKLSHTQAVEFYGEWALNPTNLAFQRIHNNVFDPSLIGDKPKWYAHQLQPVHYRVYDGSSQLVEALAGPLDDEGNDSDPTDSGSDSEAYDDSSSSYSSLGDLVSEMIQGDIQGDTPSLEPPSHAALGDASEVEDFQEFREDNGLDGRPSGDGPAELADGQPLRSSSSTTASSSPSTIIQGVNHDHGDTTEIEANTTTAAEQNQIPGLNIQPPLRSAPDAGLVDSKKQEYDNPYFEPQYGFPSEDDPDAEEQVESYTPRFNQNLNGNKVSRPLRPNSLRLPGESDGEGDSHNSSPNSTISNSSNDGFGGLMSFASNLYKNHGTSFSLSNLALPNKAAREKATPFPSLKGARAPRALVDQKSSVIKHSQTVKRESPSPQGRVNNTSENQQFLKEVVQSVLDGQGVGWLNMKKVRRLLENEQLRVFVLSKLNRAVQSEEDARQEIIRDVEVSRKVYKGMLDILKCTVSSLEHSYTNAGLGGMASVFSLLEIARTHYQTKDPEKRKRSPTDSTGSPGNKESPTGRTEPARPQGLLNVPHLQLPHHNTGRGTRHFDTRSLNEENFIASIELWSKHQDKQKAMEKPQRSEGAKHQRPPVTDAEEKKSQISSDSGLSVSGSQKSDTESATSSEPPILTRSTSQDSEASTISNSSGETLGADSDLSSTAGDGLGGRQLAHLTLSRGTLSDSEIETNPATSAVFGKTHTLKPGAKEHLPAMTKGPPAQPLEDLSMRIYLCEGLLGRDKSSVWDQLEDAAMETFSLSKERSTLWDQVQFWEDAYLDAVMLEREGMGMDQGPQEMIERYLSLGEHDRKRLEDDEDKLLATLLHNMIAYMLMLKVNKNDIRKKVRRLMGKSHIGLTYSQEINELLDKLANMNGRELSIRPCGSRHIKKQTFVVHAGTDTTGDIFFMEVCDDCIVLRSNIGTVYERWWYEKLINMTYCPKTKVLCLWRRNGQETQLNKFYTKKCRELYYCVKDSMEKAAARQQSIKPGPELGGEFPVQDMKTGEGGLLQVTLEGINLKFMHSQVFIELSHIKKCNTVKGVFVLEEFVPETKEVVIHKYKTPMAHQICYSVLCLFSYVAAVKGKEAEGKAKILSPRPLPS